The genomic region CTCATCTCATAACAGATAAAATTTCTCATCATAGATAACTGACACCAGACAccattatatatttatattatacaaAAGGGAAATAACCAACACACCCTTTTCAGGTATTGCGTACTTTTATAGTCTGATAGATGTTGGCATGGATGACTGGGATATAGCTCTTTAGCTCTGCCTCGTCAAAACCAGTTTGAAACAGAAGCTTTATCTGCACACAAGTCGTGTAGAATAAAAAGGAGAAACACATATCATGTCAGCATTGTCAACAAGCATGAAATACAATTCAACAAAGGGCCAATTAATCTGTCTTGCCTGCTTAAAAATGGTTGACTTCCCAGATTCACCAGCAcctttaaaacaaaagaatatttGAATCATTTATGAAGcaatccaaaaaagaaaaggggagGGGGTTAGAGAGTCACTAGCATTCAAAGAAcatggaaaaataaagaaaaacaatattcATTGAACAATGTCAGTAAACACAGTTTAAGGTGCTCAACTGCTTATCTGAATTGTGAAGAATTTATTGACCAAATATTCTTTGACTCTGAAGTCAGGAATAAGAAATATATCAAGCACCCAATGCCCATCTTATAGCAATTCTATACGCTCTGTGTTACTACTTGCCAAAGTCTAGGTtgagaaacaaataaaaaacacGCAATGCAGCCCATCAATACAACCAAAGCATTTGATGAGACTGGTATGCAATATCCACATCCTCAAGAACCTCAACTAAGCAGAACAGTTTCCATACCCAAACAAATAAAAGCATGGAACattcaataaaatcatttcattcttGTAATTTTTGCGTACTGCTGAATAAAAACCATGATGATGCCACCTGATGTCTTCAACCAATCAAACATAAGTTTGAGAAGTTAATACTGTCAGATACAGAAGTGAACAACTCGTAATTTGCAAACAAAAAGGACAATAAGGAACAAAATCTTAGTTATACACACCAAGTAGTAGAAGCTTCTGGATATGCTTTTCAGCCTTTGTTTCTTGTTCAATTCTCCTTTCAATTTCTGCTGCCTGCAAATGCATAAATCTAGAAATTAAACTGAAGCCTAATTACCATATAAATAACAAAACCAAATCCAGAGTGTTCATCCAGTTGTACTCTCTAAAAGGGTAACAGACTATATATGTAAACTGTACTTTACCTGTGCGTTCTCCTCAGCATCTGCTTCAGTGTAATGACGGTTCTTGCTGCAGAGTAAGCCCATATTCTCTAGAACAGTAGACAGCATAGAAGATGCATGTATCAAGCTCCACAAGGTGTCTTATGTGCCCTTGCCTCCTATAATATTTGCGAATAATGCATTTAAGCCAACCTAAGCAGAAAGCCAACAATGATTAGAGATGTCTCCCCCCTAAGAGATCCTAGAgtcaaaaatcaagaaaatacTTAAATCAACTTCAGAAACTTTCTAGCAAGCAAGCTGACAAAtcataagaaaaattatgatctatgAATAATAGTCCTCAAACATCGATTAAATTGCCTGAAATCCAGTTATGAAACAAACCCATATGACTGCAGCCAAAACATTCAAAAAAAGTACAAACATGGATTATGAGCATATCATTTGATTAAATTCTTACCCAGATTTAAGAACAGTGATCAATTCCTTGCCACTTCACGTGAATCTACAAATTTAATGGGAACATGACAGTGAAGACACATGTCCACGTCGTAGAGAACAATTAATACACTATACATGAATGTCCATATTTTGTATTCACCATTTACCCACATAATCAATATACCCTCCTTTGGATGTTTACTAAGATTTGGACTTTACCACCCTCCTTCACCGCATAATTCTCATCTTCCCCAACTTTTCCGTAAGATTATAAACAGATTATACAAACTAAAGTGctcaattttatcaaacaaGCTGAAATTACAGTCTCACTGCACTTCATAGCCCACCAATTTAGCAAGTGCTACAAATCTTAGCTGTTCACCGTTTTAGTCTACCAGAAAACTTTCACTTCAAAACAGTCGTAAAAAATCAGTGGAAACAGGCACAAActtgagaaaaaaagaaaatacaaatgctaaaacaattaaaacagCAAATGAGCATAGCTAAAATCCCCCTGATCTAATCACCACAAAACCAACAAAGAGATCTTCAAATTCAAGCCAAAGAAACCAAAAGatctaaagaaaaagaaaaagattgaaactTCAACAAAacgcaaaaaaaaaaaaaaaagaacttacCCAATAACAAGAAGAGACGTCTGGTGGGGTTGATGGAGTAGAAGGGTTGGCTTTAGATTTGGACAATTGGGGCAGGGCAAGCAaccagagagagaaagagagagttaaaaagaaaaaagcttttgctttgtttttttgctAAGTATggatatgttattttattagctgtaataaaaaatgtttgaaaCTTTGTTTAAGTTCGAGTGTGAAAATgtgaatataaataaaaaggaagagaTGTTAGAGAGGCaaggaagaagagagaaagaggagcaaggaagcaaagaaagaaagagcgCCGAAAGCTGCAGAGCAGAGGCTTTGGCTTTGGCtgccttctctttctctctatcTTCAGTCAAAGTTGGAAAGATGTGTACCTTCAAATAATagcaacagaaaaaaaaagaaacacctTCTATTTATATTAGTATGTATAGTATAGTATGAGCGAAATGGTGTCTTGGGAAAATACATGTACGCGCTTAGACTAGACTCTTCTGCGGCAGCAGCTGCTGCTGCTACTGCTCCTactgctttctttttcctttgcttttcTCTCTGGTTCTCTGTGTTCAGAAAGTCTCGAGTATCTTCCCATATTTTGACCAAAGAAATAgacttttattgattatttaaaaaaaaaaaagaaaaacaaagaaatgggtttcacttttcttcttgtctTGTTGGGTAATTTAGAATGCCATtattccatttattttttcaatctttgaaaagatatttttggACCAATTCTCTAGTATTCTATTTATACAAATTAAGTAATTGCGTAATTGAAAAGAACAAGATGTAACAcgttaattattttaataaacaaagacttgttaataaattaatagacAGAACAAATTTCCCATGATAgggaaatatatatatgttattctATTTGTTGAGTTTGTAGAATTTGTAGAGTTCGATATTTCAACTCGTGGATttgttattttcaattttttgatttCAATCATTTAACTTATTAGCTGAATATtatagataattaaaaaagaagattcaaatttttagTTCACATATTTAAAACTGTTTATTCAAAGAATACAAATTAAGGGATGgggtttttaatgtttttgttattgaaatatttttaatttatttttagtatttttgttTCGAAATTGATTATGTTCaatttttgagttaaatatcaaatttagcATTATAATAGGGTTGAATTTTGtcacaatattttattttttggttgatatttgaataaaaattattttgtaaaatattttgtttaggcgagttagaaaaaaaaaagtttagagTACAAAAATATAcatgacatttttttttataatttgggAAGGAGGATTTTAATCATATAGAAATTATAATTCGAATCCTACTTTTTAAGTAAGAAAATCATGTACCAATTAACGAATCAAATATTCGAATTCAAATCTtacttttcaaataaaaagatCATACACCAATTTATAAATCAAATGTTTGGATGCAAATATATTATACATCATTttgtattatattttattgtccaataattttttttttcaattttttatcccttttccttttctctctaaaatgttctttccttctcctaaaaaattttcagattaaaattttaattttcaaaaaatactctaaaaaataatctaaaatacAAAAACACCTCTAAAATTAaccacaaataaaaaaaatgtccaaaaacaatttcaaaattcttttcatgttcaacaaaaaattgagatttttcGATTAAGGTTAcaacatataaataaaaaataatgtgttTCAAATTTTGGAAACTACTGAGTATAATTTGCTATAATTTTTTGTACAAAATGGgtttgaagaataaaagacCAAATAAGGTCCTATAACAAATGATTCAAAGTATCCACTGTTTGAGAATCTTAAGTTCTAAAGTCGaattaagattaaattgaGTCGTTTTAGAATAGCATAAtgctaaaaaattttaaataaatttttatattttttattactttaatcaagtttttatatttttattttgattcaaataaacttttataactaataattgattaattgtcattagtaaaaatgatatttgttatttttttatccatATGACATTGATATAATGTTGATGTAGAGAGTGAAAAATACCAACATTATATCAtgttaaaattaacaaatcatattatcattaattatgatatgtcaaTATATCACATATCATTAATTATGCTATATTAATATGTCGCGTCAACGTCATACGATATAGAACGACAATAGTATTTGGAGTAagttaattattaatcataaagattttatttgattcaaaataaaaatataaaattttatttatgttaaaataaaaatataaaaatttaattaaatataataaaactataaaacgttatttaattttttaaaaaatattataccttCTAGAATTCTTTAAAGTCTTTATTTTGTAATTGGGGTTGAATACCCTTTTTGAAAAGGCTCAAGTCAGGGAATGTATCTTGACGGCGGGTAAGGGAGAGGACATGACTCCATGAGCCATTGAGCTAAAGTCCCAGGCCTCATTTAGATGTAAATACTGGTAAAAATGACAGAGTTAACttataattgataattgaGTTATCCCTACTTGCATTAAAAAGACAAGAGATAGTAATGTTTTAACAATACTAGCATTTCTCACTAAAAGACAGATAATAGTAAACAATGGTTACTAACATCAATCTGAAAAATTCCAGCCTCGTCAGCTTATAGCCAACCTTAACACTCAAACCTGTCAAGATATCAAAAGCCACTTAGGTAGTTTGCCACCAGATGCAACCTTGGAACCTAGCTACCAGCAGGCGCCATTAGTAATTCAAAATCTAAGAATTTAGCTAGGGAGTAGAGGCTTCCTTGAatattattccaacaacattACATGgaaatttacaattttataGGGAATTGATGATAGCATATAATCAAAAGGAACCGCATAGGAAGCCTTTGACAATGTTGTTGAACTGTGCTGAGTTCTCAATCTGGGGTACGTGAGATGTGTTCGGTATTACTTCCAGCCTCGCCTGCTTCCCAAGAAGTCTGAAATCCCAAATAGCCAGAAACTTCATTATACAAGCTAACAGCTTAGGCttagtaaaatatataatacattaataattatgaaatagtAATTTGAGGAGTGAATCCAATCCAAGTAGGGGTGTAGTGCATACTCCTTGAGTTCATAAGCCATCTTCAAAGGGAAAATCTGGTCTTGATCTCCCCAAACTAAAAGGACATCCTAATTATTAACAGGCAAATGGAAACGTTAAGCAGCAAAATATCAACACCCAGTGAAAGTTAAAAGATATTGTTAGTATCATGTGCTTAACTATAATATagatatttgaatttttaatcttgATACTATTACTAGGTCAGGTTGTTGTTGGTAAAATTGATATGAACAGGGAAATTTGCAGACATTTGGAATGTTGTGTGAAAATGGCGGTGGATGAACCTGCTGAAGTGGAGCAAGCTTGACTGTGCCATCACCCTGAACAAGGGTCACACCCTTTAGAAGTTCCAACTTCTCCTTCCTGTTCTCTGAGTACAATTGCTGCATTTGcatgaaatattagaaattaataaataagcAAAGTGATATTGGAAATGACAGCTTCCATTTATATATGTCAGATAGTAGCCCATAACCAAAACTGTTGGATCTTTCGTTTCCTTAAATAGACAGAGACATTACACTTACGAAATctgaaaaccaaaaacaaaaattgccCTACTAGCTTAGGTCCATGGCTAAGATTTAAACTAGAAATAATGGAAGAGTGGAACCCAGATTCCAGAAAAGCTAATGAAGAAACAAATAAGTGATCAAGAAACCTTTGCATTCGGACAAACTTTCCTGGAAAGGGAAACACATATATGCTCCCCTTGATACTAAAGTGAACATGGGCCACATTCTTTATGTGCATATATGATAGTAAAATGCAAAGATTGCGTTACAGGAAGGAACTCTTCCCCTTCTTCCTCCATCCGTCTGATTATGTTCATTTTAGCAAAGGTCCAAATTCAAATCTAGTAAAGATTCTTCCAGACCCCACTTTGTAATATTTGTCTCATTTTCCagaaaaaacatataaattattatatactTTATCTCATTAAAGAAACAGAATTATTCACGAATCATTTTCTTCCAGAGTAAGGCAGTACCAGGATTATGGATTCTCTGCTAGCTTCCGAGATATTATTGTTGTCAACTAGTTTGCACAAGGCGAAGAATTAATATATATGCTACTGAGCAAAAGGGCATCTCGCAATTCATAGTTATACGCAGAAGAGGCCACTTCTCAGCCGTTTTCTTtgttaaataattcaatttttaatatgtCACTACGAAACTGTTTCGTATCTAGAAACGAGGCAAAAGTAAAAACTTACGTTGACAAAGTCATTCAAGAAAAAATCGGGAATCATGGCGATCACACGCTTGGACACAGCCAAACGAGTTAAAGTCCTTAACTGAGTAGCCGTCTCCGGAAGCATGAAGTCCTCGATGTTCTCCAAATTGGATCTCTTCAGCAAGGCCATGTTATCTGCTTTGCTCATGTTAACTCCAGAGCTCGCAATCACCACTTTCTCCACCTTGTCCGGCCACATTTTCGCCATATGGTACGCCACGAACCCTCCATAGCTCGTCCCCATGACGTGGTATTTCTTCACTTGGAGCTTCTCCATCAACTTCCCAACCGAAACGGCCTGGAAAACCTCGGACCTTTCCTTGGACTTTGTCATGGAATTCCCGAAAAAGATCAGGTCAGGGACGTAGACTTGGAAGTAAGGGGTAAAGAACTGGACCTGTCGGCGCCATTGCCAGATAGCGCTCGGACCGAAGCCGTGAAGCAAAACCAACACGGGTTTTCGTTCCTGGGTTGTTTGATCGGGCTTTGGTGCCCACAAGTGGATGGTGGTCTCGTCGTCAATGTCGGTGGATTGAGAAGTGAGGCCAGAGCTGGCAAAGCAGCGGCGGAGATAGACGCCGTATAAGGAGGCAAAGCTGAGAAAGGAGGGTGCCATGACTGTCGCTTGGTATAGAGAAAGGTTTCAGGCTAAGCCatgaaagggaaagaaagcaGGGGGGTGAGTTGGTATTGACTCTTTTGGGAACCTATTTATTTGGAAAGGCACTGACAACATTTTTCCTTGTTCAGGGTTTGTAATTGTTTCctttatttgaataataaaatcacTAGAAAACGAAGGtaatgaaaacaaattaaaagtgCCTTTCTGTATGAAATAATTGCATACAAGATCATTGTCAATTTCTTTGTTGTTTATCAACAAATCTAACTCCATTTGGAAAGAGTGGAAAACCTTGGAGGACATTTCGTGTTATAGAAATAAATAGAGGCAGTATGGGTTGGTTTGGTTGGTTCCTTTGTGCGGGAGGCGATGGTGACCCGCTCACCAAACTCTCCCGACaccatttaattttataatcagAAAGCATTGAGAGGCTCCGAGATGTGTCCATTGTATCTTTGCATGACCGTTCTTTACACCAAATAATATACTGTAGATAGGTTGCAATATTGATTGCCTAGGACCAGAACATAATTTTCATTACTACAATATGTACGGGTTCTGTCATGGAAATTTTCCCCATCACTAAAACATGATACACACCAACCTGCAGGGACATTCTGCTTCTGGGGTCTTCAGATTGATTAGCACCAGCCATAATCATGTTAGCAGGTCTGGCTTCCATCAAATTTATGGCGAGTGCATGGATCATCACTTTCAGCATATTAATCCTTTCTTAGTTTACAAATATAGCTACTTTTTCCTTTGTGTTTTGGGTAGATTGCGAGTAACTAGAGTGGagttagttaattttttttaaaagataaaaaaccgatgaataaaaattaaaaattttaaaaattaatatattgaacttaatcaataatcaaaatattgttaataaaaaataaatttttacagcatataaattaagaaaaaaaaacttacaatagttttttaaaaaaattgtgatcaattatattttctgaattcaaatttatcaattaaaaattatgtatcaaaaaaattcatttttttaggATTGAGTGTTAGATATTTTGATTCATATTACTTTTGTTCATGAATTGAAATATGAAGACTTAATGACTCAAGTGTAGAATCATTTAGAcgatttgtatatttttttttaaagaatttgttaaatgttttcaaCCGACTCATACTTTaatcaaacttgaaaaaaaaatttaaaattttagggTGCCATATGAGGCCCCACCCCTGGGAGTAACTAAACTTACTAGTAATTAACTCTAACTCGTATCATTGAGGAGTGATCTCCTACTAGTATATAACTTGGTTCAGTTTGTTAAAAAATTCGGAGAAAGTTCACACAAATTTATTAATGGTGTCTATCGaccttaaataaaaaaaaaagaaaactatttaaTAATAcatgaagaaaaggaaataaaactGAAAGTAATGGCAAGCATGACCATATTACACGTAACTGTTAATTCATGGTACAATttcacaaattaaaaataaccaCTTGTCCATGAACTTCACATATATGAATAAGGAAACTACCTAAGAGTAATGGCCAACATGGccacaaaacaaaacaaattaaCTGACAGTAACTCTCCAAGCTTAACCTCAATTTTCAACACACTTCCAAAAAGTTGAGCTTGGTTAACTCACACAACATCCATACAAATCTGTTTTTCAGAATAACACCTCATTATAGTCTTTTTTCTCCTTAACGACTATAGCATTTTCTTCGTTGCATATACCTCTGTTTTGGCAAATCTTATCAATGTGCCCCATTTGATTGCAATATTGACATTTCACATTAGGACAGAACTAACAAAATTTCTctatatgattttgttttttgcaaTAGGAGCACAATTTCCATTGTTTTCCATCATTGTTTCCTCTATCATTCTTTTGGTCTTGGTCATTCCTTCGTTGATTATTACCCACTTCTTTATCTTGACTCCTAACCTTAAAAGCACCCTccacatgttcatcattctaaATAGCTTGTCTTTATTCTTGAGCTTGGAAGGCGTTTTCAAGCGTAGTAATTGTCAATtgagcaatatttttagagtctTCGAGTGAGGATATCTTAGCCTCAAGTTTTGCAAGGAGACTTACCAGAATCTTGCTCACGACAATCTGTGTTTATTAGCTAGCTTTATAATCTTGTCAATGTATTCTTTAATATTCTCTTCATTCTTCATCCTCAACATCTTGAACTCTCTATGGAGATTTAAGGCTTGCATATGATGGGTCCTCTTGTTGTCATGAAACTCCTTTTTTAGGTGATCCCAAGCATTTTTAGGTGATTCATAAGTCATTATTCTTGTGAAATAGCATCTGACACAGCCGAATGGATGATAGAGAAAGTCTTAAATCTTTTTGCCATTTTCTCGCTATATTACTTCACCTGCGCCACTATGGGGTTAGATCTCTATTATGGTGACTCACTTTCCACCTCCACAACCTTTCATAAATCGAAGGCTCTAAGATATATGCCTTTATCTTCACGGGCCAGATGTCATAATTTTCTCCTGTAAACACAGGTAAAGCAATGACATGAAAGCTTGAGGAAGACATGATTATGGTGTTCTATTTTAAGAACTTGAGAATGaagattttcaaaaagaaaacagtTAGTGATTTTTTGCTTTCTCAGCCTCTTAAAATCCTTTAAAGTGCTCTGATACCATAttagaaaatttagaaaaagctaacacaaattcattaataatatctaaataatacatgaagaaaagaaaataaaactaaatatagTGGCCTGCATTACCATGTTACACTTAACTATCAGTTCATGGTACAATTTCATAAACTAGAAATAACCACATGTCCATGAACTtcacatatataaataaagaagcTACCTAAGAGTAATGGCCAACATAGCCACCAACAAAGCAAATTAATTGTCAGCAATTACCCAAGCTTGACCTCAATTTTCAACACTGTTTACACATGAATATGCATACTGATTAGGATTGGTAGCAATGACTTGAAAGAAGCTGCGACaaagattgaattttgttttggaAGCTTTTCCTCTATATTTCTAATTAACCACCAAAACAGAACTATCTCAATTCTTTAATATGATTATCGAAAAACATTGGTAGTAAAGTTTAATTGTCAACCTCTACTCTTAACAGACTTTCACGGGGAGATCACTTGCATCCTTTCTTCTTTAACTCTCTTGATCTGCTTACATATATTATACTTGGAGAGTGTAAATAGTTGATTTTGGTTAATAcctattctttaaaaaattattttaccgTGTGATattatatagaaaataataaaaacaacaattACAAGTGAAGTAGTACTTCacataaaacaattaaaacaaGTAAAGCTCCACTTCATATAGAACAACTAGAACAAGTAAAGATATACTTCACACTGAACAATTAGACCAAGTGAAACACTACTTCACGTAGAATAACCACTTCATACGGATTGCAGTAAAAGTAACACGAAATGAGTAGTAGGGTTCATGGGTTACTTTCATGTGGAGATGTTTTAAAGAGTTTGACTTGGTGGCTCATATATGAATCTAGTCTTTTTCTTAACGTTTTCCTAAAGTACAAgtgtttttcccttttaccTTCATCTCTTATCCTTATTCACGTACACGTTTTTCCTTTAAATTGTTCTTGTATAGCTTTTCTTGTATATACCTCTTCCATTTACTCCCTACTTAAGAACAAATCTCATTATGTTATTAACGGTTATAAAATCCATTACTTTACTAGTTATATAATAGATTTTTAATCACTTCTCAACATTAAAAACTCAATAACGGTCACCCAATATTAAAGCCGTTATTCATTACATGCATTAAAACCCATTCTTAAGTAATTGGTGTTTCTTACACTACATATAGAGCCTTCACAATTTATTTGAGAGACTTTTC from Theobroma cacao cultivar B97-61/B2 chromosome 9, Criollo_cocoa_genome_V2, whole genome shotgun sequence harbors:
- the LOC18588167 gene encoding uncharacterized protein LOC18588167 isoform X3 — its product is MAPSFLSFASLYGVYLRRCFASSGLTSQSTDIDDETTIHLWAPKPDQTTQERKPVLVLLHGFGPSAIWQWRRQVQFFTPYFQVYVPDLIFFGNSMTKSKERSEVFQAVSVGKLMEKLQVKKYHVMGTSYGGFVAYHMAKMWPDKVEKVVIASSGVNMSKADNMALLKRSNLENIEDFMLPETATQLRTLTRLAVSKRVIAMIPDFFLNDFVNQLYSENRKEKLELLKGVTLVQGDGTVKLAPLQQTSWEAGEAGSNTEHISRTPD
- the LOC18588167 gene encoding 2-hydroxy-6-oxononadienedioate/2-hydroxy-6-oxononatrienedioate hydrolase 1 isoform X2, whose translation is MAPSFLSFASLYGVYLRRCFASSGLTSQSTDIDDETTIHLWAPKPDQTTQERKPVLVLLHGFGPSAIWQWRRQVQFFTPYFQVYVPDLIFFGNSMTKSKERSEVFQAVSVGKLMEKLQVKKYHVMGTSYGGFVAYHMAKMWPDKVEKVVIASSGVNMSKADNMALLKRSNLENIEDFMLPETATQLRTLTRLAVSKRVIAMIPDFFLNDFVNQLYSENRKEKLELLKGVTLVQGDGTVKLAPLQQDVLLVWGDQDQIFPLKMAYELKELLGKQARLEVIPNTSHVPQIENSAQFNNIVKGFLCGSF
- the LOC18588167 gene encoding 2-hydroxy-6-oxononadienedioate/2-hydroxy-6-oxononatrienedioate hydrolase 1 isoform X1: MAPSFLSFASLYGVYLRRCFASSGLTSQSTDIDDETTIHLWAPKPDQTTQERKPVLVLLHGFGPSAIWQWRRQVQFFTPYFQVYVPDLIFFGNSMTKSKERSEVFQAVSVGKLMEKLQVKKYHVMGTSYGGFVAYHMAKMWPDKVEKVVIASSGVNMSKADNMALLKRSNLENIEDFMLPETATQLRTLTRLAVSKRVIAMIPDFFLNDFVNQLYSENRKEKLELLKGVTLVQGDGTVKLAPLQQVHPPPFSHNIPNDVLLVWGDQDQIFPLKMAYELKELLGKQARLEVIPNTSHVPQIENSAQFNNIVKGFLCGSF